The Chitinophagaceae bacterium genomic sequence CAAAGGCAGAATTTTAATTTGTTCGCATGGGCGCACGATGAGAATATTTTTATGTACACTACTGGGTTACCCCTTATCCAGAATGGATGACTTTACTCATGAAAATCTTAGTTTATACAAGCTTAAAGGGAATAATTTGAATTATGAGTTGTTACTTAAAAATTGCACTAAACATTTAAATTAAACACAATGCTTCAGAGGCCAAGAAGAAACAGAAAATCAGAAGTTATACGTGCAATGGTGCGTGAAAATATACTTACACCGGATAATCTCGTGCAACCTGTTTTTCTGGAAGATGGCGTAAATATTAACAGAAGCATATCAGCATTACCCGGTCAGTTCAGATATTCTATTGATACAGCATTGGTGAAAATCGAGAGCTGTATAGACAGCGGAATAAACAGTTTTATTTTATTCCCTTCCATAGAGGAGCGTTTGAAAGATAAACAAGGTTCATACAGCTATCAAACCGATAACTTTTATCTGGATTGCATACGTAAAATAAAAGAGCGGTTTCCGGCGGCATGTTTAATTAGTGATGTAGCCCTTGATCCCTATAATATTGACGGGCATGACGGAATTGTTGAAAACGGAGAAATTTTAAATGATGAAACCTTAGAGGTTTTGGGTATGATGGCTATAGCTCAGGCGGAAGCAGGCATTGACATAATAGGGCCTTCTGATATGATGGACGGGAGAGTTGCTTTTATCAGAAATGCTTTAGATAGCAAAGACTTTAAAAATGTCTCAATCATGAGCTATACGGCCAAATATGCAAGCGCATTTTACGGACCCTTCAGAGAAGCACTGGATTCTGCTCCCAAAGCAGGAGATAAGAAAACTTATCAGATGGACATAGCAAATTCGGCTGAAGCACTGAGAGAAGCGACATTGGATGAGGCGGAAGGGGCTGATTTTTTAATGGTTAAGCCGGCACTCCACTATCTGGATGTTATAAGTTTATTAAAAAAGCATTCATCTTTACCAATTGCGGCTTATCATGTTAGCGGGGAATATGCCATGCTGATGGCTGCCTGTAATAATGGCTGGTTAGATTTTGAAAAGGCTATGCCCGAAACATTACTTTCGATTAAAAGAGCCGGCGCAGATGTGATTATTACTTATTTTGCGCACGATTTTGCTGAAAGATTCAAGGCTGCTAAGGAATAACAACTGCTTCTTTACTTTTCTGTACGAAAGTCTGCAATTATCTCCAATTCCTTATTTTTAAACATATCGGCAGGGTTAGTCCCCGGGTGACCTTCAGGAATTGGTGCTTTCAACTTTTTAAAGTAATCTAACCAAAAAGGATGTGTTTTACCGGATTCGGTTTTGAACGTCATGTTAATAGTCTTAAAAACTTCTCTCCCCAAAGATTCATTAACTATATCACTTACCAGCTCACTACAATAAAACGTTTTTTTGTCTGAAAAAAAAGCAAAATTATACTTTTTTCCAAGGTACTTTTTGGCATTTTTATTTAGCTCTTCTGAAAAGCTTTTGCTTGTATTCTTTATCCGACAAATAACGGTATGATGGTTTCCCTTAAAAAAGCTTTTTTCTAAAAAATCTTCCCAGGCTGTTTTTACAACTCCTTTTGAAGGGGTAGATTCTAATATCGCATTCCCTAAAAAAATACCTACATGATTAAATGGAAAACTTTTTGTTGAGGTAGTTTCTAAAATGGCATTATCCATTTCATCATTAGAAATAGATTGAAAACAAATATCTCCTACCTTCGGGAAAATTATGGGCATATCGCAACTATTATAT encodes the following:
- the hemB gene encoding porphobilinogen synthase gives rise to the protein MLQRPRRNRKSEVIRAMVRENILTPDNLVQPVFLEDGVNINRSISALPGQFRYSIDTALVKIESCIDSGINSFILFPSIEERLKDKQGSYSYQTDNFYLDCIRKIKERFPAACLISDVALDPYNIDGHDGIVENGEILNDETLEVLGMMAIAQAEAGIDIIGPSDMMDGRVAFIRNALDSKDFKNVSIMSYTAKYASAFYGPFREALDSAPKAGDKKTYQMDIANSAEALREATLDEAEGADFLMVKPALHYLDVISLLKKHSSLPIAAYHVSGEYAMLMAACNNGWLDFEKAMPETLLSIKRAGADVIITYFAHDFAERFKAAKE